The following proteins are co-located in the Solea senegalensis isolate Sse05_10M linkage group LG12, IFAPA_SoseM_1, whole genome shotgun sequence genome:
- the bcorl1 gene encoding BCL-6 corepressor-like protein 1 isoform X2, with the protein MQVDPTLMNVEDGGTVSREISAPTKASTTMVGNPPQTLPPEFRGDVSLSQQNKTTPTTDCKTAKACLETNSFNHSPELSSPHQPNNVPMSGSALSSAEKRADKRAEATKLKSDGVCVFPTPQWSSGVKVSREDSLNPCHSSLTSSKKSHLQTQPVQSVPPGFQCSAMFKPAQPVAFLPPTNFSSPLCKITLPPALGQIAALREATANQFQTEIQPQSSGLIRTFSYPFSVGRSPAAEKKAGTSASKLKSNHSSSKNGKTIGEHKSLASVVASPAIALPLQHPSLTSTAPTHYTISPTAAICCGSALSSITSQSRLLNHVDKVNSIDKAAIGSLKTSLPAASEELTAPPIEPRDVPLDLSAKSKRPKCTADPPPVALTDPLNAESNQREFLNSKRTPATYSSVVQYPILPNTHRNGSHQKQTQNHQVPESKPTWGKASSQDSLKNIPGTYVGVASPILASTLRGKDGTGTFADEFQSFAKQEFISIIDQGEHLASGGKKPSCLMKGNQHAHSVKHVKNTSTSIIKNCPSKGALSAALSSSANAQIHPKSGPGKTAVPFSASVVSPAWQQQSHLPHQAASVQRKVTHGSPKNKGTSVPEGSKFQGTHHSPSHLEDDKWERMKSPLSKLTSVAKQQALETTALTTEGNGPAPPPVASRKADVLNTGSHETQSKHSAFEYPPYWSVDKWRGVASQGDFTSKRHEKAHTTEPLENNTELHTSQGEHPGLQIKQGSSKPASQSHLFGSNASINEKRMESKLAQVLEGEILKKESGALDSPPSEKLEGMVASILKGQCGAGGDKFKKTTNGTKEESPAKAKAAPIKQKKSSPKTPAKEKSPTDLTKKLAGKKKQDAENTPTKVSCIKKKKKCAPVPEQNLPARKLYPQSKEPALKDKISPNKVEQPTQKKPVTGNSSSPASVDTPGSLSNSTASSNDTESSFPRLRRGRRRVDEARLDLWGFATPSPPPPPMPPPPPPPPPPPSTSPSPPLVPKPPARRPRGRPRSTPLPEREHQGKSKASSAEGDTPAHKKRRRCRSKKYQTGDYITERERLEDGVHVAGSDSLRQDAGSPTGPQREPCPSPVTSSPEPPPLRPSLTRSGSVRYQESEPECSDKPSGKRKFKSKHLCDSEEQKTKTKRSSLGKRGASLALDDSADVKRTASPPPAPKSLPSSPSKRGSSGRSSGSESPPKRPVPPEVRRLIVNKNAGETLLQRAARLGYQDVVQYCLEKDIREVNRRDNAGYTALHEASSRGWTQIVQILLKHGADVNCSAQDGTRPLHDAVASDNLPIVWLLLNHGADPTLATYSGHTPIKLAQSLSMKTFLTEYFTDLEGRIEQDSTLPWDFYGSSLFETEQEPCWDFLLSEQNQELEENPSVKSEHDDSDRDCLTFEFSSEPFLPCFHVQVSLTQGFCNWFLLTDVLKRLKMSSRIFRARYPHLEVVSLPRAELWRQVSISQVSSALASPYKGKNKEEEDVERKERAEKEEEEEEEEEGLMDLVRCVPELQRLLGSSIHVLQDDDEDEQQQEVEEGKTLKKTGKPRGR; encoded by the exons ATGCAG GTGGATCCTACACTGATGAATGTAGAGGATGGAGGCACGGTGAGCAGAGAGATCAGTGCTCCAACCAAAGCGTCCACTACTATGGTGGGGAATCCGCCCCAGACGCTACCCCCGGAGTTTAGAGGAGATGTTTCCCTCAGTCAGCAAAACAAGACCACTCCCACGACGGACTGTAAGACGGCCAAAGCCTGCCTGGAAACGAACAGTTTCAACCACAGCCCTGAGCTTTCTTCACCTCACCAGCCCAATAATGTACCAATGTCAGGCTCAGCCCTCAGCAGCGCAGAGAAGAGAGCAGACAAAAGGGCAGAGGCCACTAAACTCAAGTCTGATGGTGTCTGTGTCTTCCCCACACCGCAGTGGTCAAGTGGTGTAAAAGTCAGCCGGGAGGACTCACTTAACCCCTGTCACAGCAGTTTGACATCCAGTAAGAAATCACACCTGCAAACACAGCCGGTGCAGAGTGTACCTCCTGGGTTTCAGTGCTCCGCCATGTTTAAACCAGCCCAGCCCGTTGCCTTCCTTCCCCCCACTAACTTTTCCTCCCCACTTTGTAAAATCACTCTACCACCAGCATTGGGTCAGATTGCAGCGTTGAGAGAGGCCACGGCCAATCAGTTTCAGACGGAAATTCAGCCTCAGAGTTCGGGTCTCATACGGACCTTTTCCTATCCGTTCTCGGTGGGCCGGAGTCCGGCTGCTGAGAAAAAAGCCGGCACGTCCGCCTCAAAGCTTAAATCTAACCATTCGTCGAGCAAGAACGGCAAAACTATAGGAGAGCATAAGTCGTTAGCCTCAGTGGTAGCGTCGCCGGCTATTGCCTTGCCGTTGCAACATCCATCGTTAACCTCTACAGCACCCACCCACTACACGATTTCCCCCACCGCTGCCATTTGCTGTGGCTCTGCACTGTCCAGCATCACCTCACAAAGCAGACTGCTGAACCATGTGGACAAAGTCAACAGCATAGACAAGGCAGCCATTGGCTCCCTCAAAACCTCACTCCCCGCTGCTTCAGAGGAGCTCACAGCTCCTCCCATCGAACCGAGAGACGTACCCCTCGATTTGTCTGCTAAATCGAAACGTCCAAAATGCACGGCTGACCCTCCTCCCGTTGCTCTGACGGACCCTCTCAACGCTGAGTCAAATCAGAGAGAGTTTCTGAACTCAAAAAGGACTCCTGCAACGTATAGCTCTGTGGTGCAATACCCCATCTTACCCAATACCCACAGAAACGGGTCTCatcaaaagcaaacacagaatCACCAGGTCCCAGAGTCCAAACCAACCTGGGGAAAGGCATCTTCACAAGACTCTTTAAAGAACATCCCCGGGACATATGTAGGTGTTGCGAGTCCCATACTGGCGTCTACTCTGCGGGGCAAAGATGGAACAGGGACGTTTGCGGATGAATTTCAGAGTTTTGCAAAGCAGGAGTTTATATCCATCATTGACCAAGGAGAGCATCTGGCCTCGGGGGGAAAGAAGCCATCCTGTCTGATGAAGGGCAACCAGCATGCTCACAGTGTCAAGCACGTTAAAAACACCAGCACATCCATAATTAAGAACTGTCCGTCTAAAGGAGCGCTATCAGCCGCCCTGTCGAGCTCTGCTAACGCTCAGATTCACCCCAAGTCAGGACCAGGCAAAACAGCAGTGCCATTCTCCGCCAGTGTTGTCAGTCCTGCTTGGCAACAGCAGTCTCATCTTCCTCACCAAGCCGCCTCTGTTCAGAGGAAAGTCACGCATGGATCCCCCAAGAACAAGGGGACCTCAGTTCCAGAAGGATCCAAGTTTCAGGGTACTCATCACAGCCCGTCCCATCTTGAGGATGATAAGTGGGAGAGAATGAAGTCTCCCTTGTCTAAACTTACATCTGTTGCAAAGCAACAAGCTCTGGAAACAACTGCACTGACCACGGAGGGCAATGGTCCGGCACCGCCGCCTGTTGCATCTAGAAAAGCTGATGTATTGAACACTGGGAGCCATGAAACACAATCTAAACATTCTGCTTTTGAATACCCGCCATACTGGTCTGTGGATAAATGGCGTGGTGTGGCATCTCAAGGGGATTTTACTTCGAAGCGGCACGAGAAAGCGCACACCACCGAGCCTTTGGAGAATAATACTGAGTTACACACCAGTCAGGGGGAACACCCGGGACTACAAATAAAGCAGGGCTCTTCAAAGCCGGCGAGCCAGTCTCATCTGTTTGGGAGCAATGCATCAATAAATGAGAAAAGGATGGAAAGCAAACTAGCCCAGGTGTTGGAGGGGGAGATATTGAAGAAAGAAAGTGGGGCGTTAGACAGTCCTCCCAGTGAAAAATTAGAGGGCATGGTTGCCTCTATTCTTAAAGGCCAGTGTGGAGCAGGGGGCGACAAGTTCAAGAAAACAACGAATGGAACCAAAGAGGAGTCGCCAGCCAAAGCAAAAGCTGCTCCcatcaaacaaaagaaaagcagtCCTAAGACGCCAGCAAAGGAAAAGTCACCTACGGACCTGACAAAGAAGCTGGCCGGAAAGAAAAAGCAGGACGCGGAAAACACACCAACCAAAGTATCCTGTATAAAGAAA aagaagaaatgtgcACCTGTGCCGGAGCAGAATCTACCTGCGAGAAAACTTTACCCTCAGAGTAAAGAGCCAGCTCTGAAGGACAAGATCAGTCCCAACAAGGTTGAGCAACCGACCCAGAAGAAACCAG TtacaggaaacagcagcagtccTGCGAGTGTAGACACCCCAGGCTCGCTCAGCAACTCCACCGCATCCAGTAATGACACGGAGAGCTCCTTCCCAAGGCTGAGGAGAGGACGGCGGCGAGTCGATGAGGCTCGACTTGACCTCTGGGGCTTCGCAACACCTTCCCCTCCACCCCCACCGatgccgcctcctcctcctccaccacctccgcCTCCTTCAACTTCCCCGTCACCCCCTCTCGTTCCCAAGCCACCTGCCCGCCGTCCAAGAGGGAGGCCTCGTTCAACACCGCTGCCAGAGCGGGAACATCAGGGCAAGAGCAAGGCGAGCAGCGCGGAAGGAGACACACCCGCGCATAAGAAGCGCCGGCGATGTCGGAGCAAAAAGTATCAGACCGGGGACTACATCACTGAGAGGGAAAGGCTTGAAGATGGAGTGCACGTCGCAGGATCTGACTCCCTGAGACAAGACGCTGGAAGTCCAACAG GTCCGCAGAGGGAGCCGTGTCCGAGTCCCGTTACGTCCAGCCCGGAGCCTCCTCCGCTGAGACcctcgctcactcgctcaggGTCCGTCCGCTACCAGGAAAGTGAGCCCGAGTGCAGCGATAAACCCTCAGGGAAGAGGAAGTTCAAGAGCAAGCACCTGTGCGACAGTGAGGAGCAGAAG ACAAAGACCAAACGCAGCAGCTTGGGTAAGCGCGGTGCCTCACTGGCCCTGGACGACAGTGCTGATGTAAAAAGAACAGCGAGCCCTCCACCGGCTCCAAAAAGCTTGCCGTCCTCCCCCTCCAAGAGAGGCTCATCAGGTAGAAGCAGCGGTTCGGAGTCGCCGCCTAAAAGACCCGTTCCTCCAGAGGTCCGCCGGCTCATCGTCAATAAAAACGCCGGGGAGACGCTGCTGCAGCGCGCCGCCCGTTTGGGCTATCAG GACGTAGTCCAGTACTGTCTCGAGAAGGACATCAGGGAGGTCAACCGACGCGACAACGCCGGTTACACGGCCCTGCACGAGGCCTCCTCCAGGGGCTGGACTCAGATTGTCCAGATACTGCTGAAACACGGAGCCGATGTCAACTGCAGCGCTCAGGACGGGACACG ACCCCTCCATGATGCAGTAGCGAGCGACAATCTACCGATCGTCTGGTTGCTTCTGAACCACGGTGCTGACCCCACTCTGGCGACCTACTCTGGACACACGCCGATCAAACTGGCACAAAGCCTGAGCATGAAGACCTTCCTCACAG aatATTTCACCGACCTGGAAGGCCGAATTGAGCAGGACTCCACTCTACCCTGGGATTTCTACGGCAGCTCCCTGTTTG AGACGGAGCAGGAGCCATGCTGGGATTTCCTCCTGTCTGAGCAGAaccaggagctggaggagaaccCGTCAGTGAAGAGTGAACACGACGACTCGGACAGAGACTGTCTCACATTTGAGTTTTCCTCCGAGCCTTTCCTGCCCTGCTTTCACGTCCAGGTGTCACTGACACAGGG CTTCTGCAACTGGTTTCTTCTCACAGACGTCCTGAAGCGTCTGAAGATGTCGTCACGGATCTTCCGGGCGCGCTACCCGCACTTGGAGGTGGTGAGTCTGCCACGCGCCGAGCTCTGGAGGCAGGTGTCGATCAGCCAGGTGAGCTCCGCTTTAGCTTCACCCTACAAAGGCAAaaacaaggaggaggaagatgtggagaggaaggagagggcggagaaggaagaagaggaagaggaggaggaggagggacttATGGATCTGGTTCGCTGTGTACCAGAACTCCAGAGACTTCTGGGCTCGTCCATTCACGTCCTACAAGACGACGATgaggatgagcagcagcaggaggtggaggagggaaaGACGTTGAAAAAGACGGGGAAGCCTCGCGGCCGATAG
- the bcorl1 gene encoding BCL-6 corepressor-like protein 1 isoform X1 — protein sequence MQVDPTLMNVEDGGTVSREISAPTKASTTMVGNPPQTLPPEFRGDVSLSQQNKTTPTTDCKTAKACLETNSFNHSPELSSPHQPNNVPMSGSALSSAEKRADKRAEATKLKSDGVCVFPTPQWSSGVKVSREDSLNPCHSSLTSSKKSHLQTQPVQSVPPGFQCSAMFKPAQPVAFLPPTNFSSPLCKITLPPALGQIAALREATANQFQTEIQPQSSGLIRTFSYPFSVGRSPAAEKKAGTSASKLKSNHSSSKNGKTIGEHKSLASVVASPAIALPLQHPSLTSTAPTHYTISPTAAICCGSALSSITSQSRLLNHVDKVNSIDKAAIGSLKTSLPAASEELTAPPIEPRDVPLDLSAKSKRPKCTADPPPVALTDPLNAESNQREFLNSKRTPATYSSVVQYPILPNTHRNGSHQKQTQNHQVPESKPTWGKASSQDSLKNIPGTYVGVASPILASTLRGKDGTGTFADEFQSFAKQEFISIIDQGEHLASGGKKPSCLMKGNQHAHSVKHVKNTSTSIIKNCPSKGALSAALSSSANAQIHPKSGPGKTAVPFSASVVSPAWQQQSHLPHQAASVQRKVTHGSPKNKGTSVPEGSKFQGTHHSPSHLEDDKWERMKSPLSKLTSVAKQQALETTALTTEGNGPAPPPVASRKADVLNTGSHETQSKHSAFEYPPYWSVDKWRGVASQGDFTSKRHEKAHTTEPLENNTELHTSQGEHPGLQIKQGSSKPASQSHLFGSNASINEKRMESKLAQVLEGEILKKESGALDSPPSEKLEGMVASILKGQCGAGGDKFKKTTNGTKEESPAKAKAAPIKQKKSSPKTPAKEKSPTDLTKKLAGKKKQDAENTPTKVSCIKKQKKKCAPVPEQNLPARKLYPQSKEPALKDKISPNKVEQPTQKKPVTGNSSSPASVDTPGSLSNSTASSNDTESSFPRLRRGRRRVDEARLDLWGFATPSPPPPPMPPPPPPPPPPPSTSPSPPLVPKPPARRPRGRPRSTPLPEREHQGKSKASSAEGDTPAHKKRRRCRSKKYQTGDYITERERLEDGVHVAGSDSLRQDAGSPTGPQREPCPSPVTSSPEPPPLRPSLTRSGSVRYQESEPECSDKPSGKRKFKSKHLCDSEEQKTKTKRSSLGKRGASLALDDSADVKRTASPPPAPKSLPSSPSKRGSSGRSSGSESPPKRPVPPEVRRLIVNKNAGETLLQRAARLGYQDVVQYCLEKDIREVNRRDNAGYTALHEASSRGWTQIVQILLKHGADVNCSAQDGTRPLHDAVASDNLPIVWLLLNHGADPTLATYSGHTPIKLAQSLSMKTFLTEYFTDLEGRIEQDSTLPWDFYGSSLFETEQEPCWDFLLSEQNQELEENPSVKSEHDDSDRDCLTFEFSSEPFLPCFHVQVSLTQGFCNWFLLTDVLKRLKMSSRIFRARYPHLEVVSLPRAELWRQVSISQVSSALASPYKGKNKEEEDVERKERAEKEEEEEEEEEGLMDLVRCVPELQRLLGSSIHVLQDDDEDEQQQEVEEGKTLKKTGKPRGR from the exons ATGCAG GTGGATCCTACACTGATGAATGTAGAGGATGGAGGCACGGTGAGCAGAGAGATCAGTGCTCCAACCAAAGCGTCCACTACTATGGTGGGGAATCCGCCCCAGACGCTACCCCCGGAGTTTAGAGGAGATGTTTCCCTCAGTCAGCAAAACAAGACCACTCCCACGACGGACTGTAAGACGGCCAAAGCCTGCCTGGAAACGAACAGTTTCAACCACAGCCCTGAGCTTTCTTCACCTCACCAGCCCAATAATGTACCAATGTCAGGCTCAGCCCTCAGCAGCGCAGAGAAGAGAGCAGACAAAAGGGCAGAGGCCACTAAACTCAAGTCTGATGGTGTCTGTGTCTTCCCCACACCGCAGTGGTCAAGTGGTGTAAAAGTCAGCCGGGAGGACTCACTTAACCCCTGTCACAGCAGTTTGACATCCAGTAAGAAATCACACCTGCAAACACAGCCGGTGCAGAGTGTACCTCCTGGGTTTCAGTGCTCCGCCATGTTTAAACCAGCCCAGCCCGTTGCCTTCCTTCCCCCCACTAACTTTTCCTCCCCACTTTGTAAAATCACTCTACCACCAGCATTGGGTCAGATTGCAGCGTTGAGAGAGGCCACGGCCAATCAGTTTCAGACGGAAATTCAGCCTCAGAGTTCGGGTCTCATACGGACCTTTTCCTATCCGTTCTCGGTGGGCCGGAGTCCGGCTGCTGAGAAAAAAGCCGGCACGTCCGCCTCAAAGCTTAAATCTAACCATTCGTCGAGCAAGAACGGCAAAACTATAGGAGAGCATAAGTCGTTAGCCTCAGTGGTAGCGTCGCCGGCTATTGCCTTGCCGTTGCAACATCCATCGTTAACCTCTACAGCACCCACCCACTACACGATTTCCCCCACCGCTGCCATTTGCTGTGGCTCTGCACTGTCCAGCATCACCTCACAAAGCAGACTGCTGAACCATGTGGACAAAGTCAACAGCATAGACAAGGCAGCCATTGGCTCCCTCAAAACCTCACTCCCCGCTGCTTCAGAGGAGCTCACAGCTCCTCCCATCGAACCGAGAGACGTACCCCTCGATTTGTCTGCTAAATCGAAACGTCCAAAATGCACGGCTGACCCTCCTCCCGTTGCTCTGACGGACCCTCTCAACGCTGAGTCAAATCAGAGAGAGTTTCTGAACTCAAAAAGGACTCCTGCAACGTATAGCTCTGTGGTGCAATACCCCATCTTACCCAATACCCACAGAAACGGGTCTCatcaaaagcaaacacagaatCACCAGGTCCCAGAGTCCAAACCAACCTGGGGAAAGGCATCTTCACAAGACTCTTTAAAGAACATCCCCGGGACATATGTAGGTGTTGCGAGTCCCATACTGGCGTCTACTCTGCGGGGCAAAGATGGAACAGGGACGTTTGCGGATGAATTTCAGAGTTTTGCAAAGCAGGAGTTTATATCCATCATTGACCAAGGAGAGCATCTGGCCTCGGGGGGAAAGAAGCCATCCTGTCTGATGAAGGGCAACCAGCATGCTCACAGTGTCAAGCACGTTAAAAACACCAGCACATCCATAATTAAGAACTGTCCGTCTAAAGGAGCGCTATCAGCCGCCCTGTCGAGCTCTGCTAACGCTCAGATTCACCCCAAGTCAGGACCAGGCAAAACAGCAGTGCCATTCTCCGCCAGTGTTGTCAGTCCTGCTTGGCAACAGCAGTCTCATCTTCCTCACCAAGCCGCCTCTGTTCAGAGGAAAGTCACGCATGGATCCCCCAAGAACAAGGGGACCTCAGTTCCAGAAGGATCCAAGTTTCAGGGTACTCATCACAGCCCGTCCCATCTTGAGGATGATAAGTGGGAGAGAATGAAGTCTCCCTTGTCTAAACTTACATCTGTTGCAAAGCAACAAGCTCTGGAAACAACTGCACTGACCACGGAGGGCAATGGTCCGGCACCGCCGCCTGTTGCATCTAGAAAAGCTGATGTATTGAACACTGGGAGCCATGAAACACAATCTAAACATTCTGCTTTTGAATACCCGCCATACTGGTCTGTGGATAAATGGCGTGGTGTGGCATCTCAAGGGGATTTTACTTCGAAGCGGCACGAGAAAGCGCACACCACCGAGCCTTTGGAGAATAATACTGAGTTACACACCAGTCAGGGGGAACACCCGGGACTACAAATAAAGCAGGGCTCTTCAAAGCCGGCGAGCCAGTCTCATCTGTTTGGGAGCAATGCATCAATAAATGAGAAAAGGATGGAAAGCAAACTAGCCCAGGTGTTGGAGGGGGAGATATTGAAGAAAGAAAGTGGGGCGTTAGACAGTCCTCCCAGTGAAAAATTAGAGGGCATGGTTGCCTCTATTCTTAAAGGCCAGTGTGGAGCAGGGGGCGACAAGTTCAAGAAAACAACGAATGGAACCAAAGAGGAGTCGCCAGCCAAAGCAAAAGCTGCTCCcatcaaacaaaagaaaagcagtCCTAAGACGCCAGCAAAGGAAAAGTCACCTACGGACCTGACAAAGAAGCTGGCCGGAAAGAAAAAGCAGGACGCGGAAAACACACCAACCAAAGTATCCTGTATAAAGAAA cagaagaagaaatgtgcACCTGTGCCGGAGCAGAATCTACCTGCGAGAAAACTTTACCCTCAGAGTAAAGAGCCAGCTCTGAAGGACAAGATCAGTCCCAACAAGGTTGAGCAACCGACCCAGAAGAAACCAG TtacaggaaacagcagcagtccTGCGAGTGTAGACACCCCAGGCTCGCTCAGCAACTCCACCGCATCCAGTAATGACACGGAGAGCTCCTTCCCAAGGCTGAGGAGAGGACGGCGGCGAGTCGATGAGGCTCGACTTGACCTCTGGGGCTTCGCAACACCTTCCCCTCCACCCCCACCGatgccgcctcctcctcctccaccacctccgcCTCCTTCAACTTCCCCGTCACCCCCTCTCGTTCCCAAGCCACCTGCCCGCCGTCCAAGAGGGAGGCCTCGTTCAACACCGCTGCCAGAGCGGGAACATCAGGGCAAGAGCAAGGCGAGCAGCGCGGAAGGAGACACACCCGCGCATAAGAAGCGCCGGCGATGTCGGAGCAAAAAGTATCAGACCGGGGACTACATCACTGAGAGGGAAAGGCTTGAAGATGGAGTGCACGTCGCAGGATCTGACTCCCTGAGACAAGACGCTGGAAGTCCAACAG GTCCGCAGAGGGAGCCGTGTCCGAGTCCCGTTACGTCCAGCCCGGAGCCTCCTCCGCTGAGACcctcgctcactcgctcaggGTCCGTCCGCTACCAGGAAAGTGAGCCCGAGTGCAGCGATAAACCCTCAGGGAAGAGGAAGTTCAAGAGCAAGCACCTGTGCGACAGTGAGGAGCAGAAG ACAAAGACCAAACGCAGCAGCTTGGGTAAGCGCGGTGCCTCACTGGCCCTGGACGACAGTGCTGATGTAAAAAGAACAGCGAGCCCTCCACCGGCTCCAAAAAGCTTGCCGTCCTCCCCCTCCAAGAGAGGCTCATCAGGTAGAAGCAGCGGTTCGGAGTCGCCGCCTAAAAGACCCGTTCCTCCAGAGGTCCGCCGGCTCATCGTCAATAAAAACGCCGGGGAGACGCTGCTGCAGCGCGCCGCCCGTTTGGGCTATCAG GACGTAGTCCAGTACTGTCTCGAGAAGGACATCAGGGAGGTCAACCGACGCGACAACGCCGGTTACACGGCCCTGCACGAGGCCTCCTCCAGGGGCTGGACTCAGATTGTCCAGATACTGCTGAAACACGGAGCCGATGTCAACTGCAGCGCTCAGGACGGGACACG ACCCCTCCATGATGCAGTAGCGAGCGACAATCTACCGATCGTCTGGTTGCTTCTGAACCACGGTGCTGACCCCACTCTGGCGACCTACTCTGGACACACGCCGATCAAACTGGCACAAAGCCTGAGCATGAAGACCTTCCTCACAG aatATTTCACCGACCTGGAAGGCCGAATTGAGCAGGACTCCACTCTACCCTGGGATTTCTACGGCAGCTCCCTGTTTG AGACGGAGCAGGAGCCATGCTGGGATTTCCTCCTGTCTGAGCAGAaccaggagctggaggagaaccCGTCAGTGAAGAGTGAACACGACGACTCGGACAGAGACTGTCTCACATTTGAGTTTTCCTCCGAGCCTTTCCTGCCCTGCTTTCACGTCCAGGTGTCACTGACACAGGG CTTCTGCAACTGGTTTCTTCTCACAGACGTCCTGAAGCGTCTGAAGATGTCGTCACGGATCTTCCGGGCGCGCTACCCGCACTTGGAGGTGGTGAGTCTGCCACGCGCCGAGCTCTGGAGGCAGGTGTCGATCAGCCAGGTGAGCTCCGCTTTAGCTTCACCCTACAAAGGCAAaaacaaggaggaggaagatgtggagaggaaggagagggcggagaaggaagaagaggaagaggaggaggaggagggacttATGGATCTGGTTCGCTGTGTACCAGAACTCCAGAGACTTCTGGGCTCGTCCATTCACGTCCTACAAGACGACGATgaggatgagcagcagcaggaggtggaggagggaaaGACGTTGAAAAAGACGGGGAAGCCTCGCGGCCGATAG